GCTCAAGTTTTACTGCATAGCTTTTGTCTGCTGCCCAAGTTCCTGCAAGCCCTTCTATTGTCGGGGATTTTCCGCGCGGATTCACATACTTATACCGAGTATCAATACATTCGTTGTTCAGCGGAATATCTTTTGTCGCATAAGCGTGAAGGTGCTGAATGTGCGCTCTTACTCCGAGCTGTTCCGTTGCAAAAGTTTCTCCCGGATGTTCTGCATCGATTGCGCCAAGTCCGCAGTAATTGTGCATTTGCGGCGTAACAAGATTTCCGAATCTTAAAAAGCCGGTTTCGAGGCACATCTGGACAAAAGCGCAGTCGCTGTTTATTCCTTCCGCATTTGCTTCTTCAATGTAAAGAGCTGCGAGCCGTGCGACTTCTTTTTTGTCTGCTGAAGGATTTGCGCTCATAAAAAAATTGTAAAGCTGTTTTTCTGATTTTATTCCTTGACCAGAAAGATTCCTTGAAATTTCTTTTTGTCCTTTTGTTGAAACGCACGAAACTGCTGTCAGCAAAATGCAAAATATAAAAATCGGCAATTGAAATTTTTTCATGTTTACGAAATTGTTGTTCCTATGTAATTTTTTCCATCAAGAACAGCTTTTATATTCCCGATGTTTTTTCCGCCTGCGCAAATAACTTTTAAGCTAAGCTCCTGTGCTTTTTTTGAAGCGATTGGATCAAACGGACAGTTTTTTCCCGGAACCCATTCGTCTCCAACCATTTTTCTAAAGTCGCTCCAAGAAATATTGTCGATTGGTTTTGCGTCAGGATTTTTGCGCGGATCGTCTGTGTAAACTTTTTCGATGTTTGAAAGATTTACAACTGTGTCTGCTTCAAATCTCTCTGCAAGAAGAACAGCGTCATTGTCTGTTGAAAATCCAGGTTTCCAGCCGGAAGCAACAAGAATTCTTCCTGTAAAGTCGCTGACTTTTGTAGGATCTGTTACAACATCTTGGCTGCACAAAGAGCCGAATACAGTCTTTAAAAGCTGAGCGTTTAGCCGGGTTGCCATTATGCCAATCCAGTCGCAGGCATAGTTGAGTTTTTCTGAATCTTCAAACGCTGAAAGTTTCTTTTGGTTTTCATCAAATTTTGCAGAAACCGCTTTGTATGAATTCTGATAGTTTCTTGCGGGTCCGCCGCCGCCAGCTACAAGAATCAGTCGAGCATCTTTATTTTCAGAAAGCCAGGAGCAAATCATGCTGCTGAATTCAAAAAGAAAATTTTCATCTGGTTTGTCCGGCGCGATTATTGAACCGCCTACGCTTAAAACTTTTGTAGTCATTTTTTTCTCCGTATATTTTAGTAAATTCCTTGAATAACAGGATTGTTCCATAAAGAACTGTAGCTTGAAGTTTTGTCTCCAGCTTCTTCCCATAAAGATTGTAAAGCATAAGTGCGCGGTCTGTAAACAATTTTGCTGTTTAAAGACGACTGCTTTATCTGATGCCAGCCTCTGCTGAACGCGATATGCTGATTGTCAAGATTTCCGAAGTAAAATTCTTTTGGATCAGATATTTCAATAAATGAAGAAAATGGAAGTCCGGCTCCAAGCGAAACGTCAACAGGCAGCCAGCCGTATCCTTCAAAATAAATTTCTGTCCACCAATGCGGCGTTACATTCGATTTGTCCTGCGCAAGAATTCCCGCCACTGGAACTGAAGGAATTCCAGCCGCTCTGCACAAAGCCGTGTAAAGAATTGCAAAGTCGTAAGCGTCGCCTTTTTTTCTGCGGATTAAATCAAGCGGTGAAATATTTCCAGTGCGGATTTTTTCAGAAACTTCATAATTTTCCGTCATAAAATCGTAAATAAGTTTTGCCTGCCTGTACGGATTTTTTTCGCGTCCGACAATTGTTTCAAGAAGCGAAGAAACTGCTTTTGAGTCCGACGGAACACAGGCATCCGCGGAAGTATTTTTTGTGTACAAAATTCCGCCTTTGTCTTTGTATTGCCCCAAATTTCTTGGATTGAAATTTCCTTTTATTCCGAAAGTGCTCACAATAAAAGTCTGGCTGAATCTTTGCTTGTTGTTTGTGATTTTGTTCAGCTGCTTGTTGTGGATTATGTCAAAAGTGTCGTCAATTATAAACGGCTCAGGATAAACTTCATTCAGCTCGACAAAAGGCTGGAACGAAGAAACCGCGGGCTTTGGAATGTAAAGCAAAATCGAGCTTTCTTGAGAAGCAACGTGATTTGAAATATCGGCGGCAATCTGAATTACGTAAGTTCTTCTGTTTGAATATTGTTTTTTTCCGTAGGGAAAATTTACATTGATTTTTTTTGCCGCGCTTGTTCCGTGCGGAGTTTCTATAAAAATCGAACCGCTTGAAGCTCCGTCTGGAATTTTCACAGAAATTTCAGAATCTGTCCAGGCGATGTAGTCAAAGTCAGTTTCGCTTGCCGGAATAAAAATATTGTTTTTGTCCTGATTTTCATTTTGCTCTGAGCTGTGCAAAGATGAAGTTTCGTCCCGGTTCGCGGTAAAATAAATTTTTGATTTTCCTTTTGAAGGTCCGAAATTTGTACCGCGGATTGTTATTGTCTGCCCGGTAACTGCGTTTTCTGCGGAAATTGATGCGATTACAGGAACTGAAGTTACAGGCGATGTGATTGCCGCGACTGGAATTCCGTTTTCATTTGCAAAAAATGCCGGCTCAGATTTTCCTGCGGAAGTTCCTACGATTACAAGTCCGTCCTGCGCATTTGATGGAATTATAAATTTGATTTTTTTGTCCGACCAAAGCGAATATCCGCTTGCAGTGATTTTTGAGCCTGCGATTTCTACG
The DNA window shown above is from uncultured Treponema sp. and carries:
- a CDS encoding glucosaminidase domain-containing protein; its protein translation is MKKFQLPIFIFCILLTAVSCVSTKGQKEISRNLSGQGIKSEKQLYNFFMSANPSADKKEVARLAALYIEEANAEGINSDCAFVQMCLETGFLRFGNLVTPQMHNYCGLGAIDAEHPGETFATEQLGVRAHIQHLHAYATKDIPLNNECIDTRYKYVNPRGKSPTIEGLAGTWAADKSYAVKLEQLLVRLESF
- the pyrH gene encoding UMP kinase, producing MTTKVLSVGGSIIAPDKPDENFLFEFSSMICSWLSENKDARLILVAGGGGPARNYQNSYKAVSAKFDENQKKLSAFEDSEKLNYACDWIGIMATRLNAQLLKTVFGSLCSQDVVTDPTKVSDFTGRILVASGWKPGFSTDNDAVLLAERFEADTVVNLSNIEKVYTDDPRKNPDAKPIDNISWSDFRKMVGDEWVPGKNCPFDPIASKKAQELSLKVICAGGKNIGNIKAVLDGKNYIGTTIS
- a CDS encoding transglutaminase domain-containing protein is translated as MAILKSYANLLRSSPLARTISWIIVVASAIFILGILGRNVKRKPVIDSITPMIGSPGDEMTIEGSGFGDSRGTSSVEIAGSKITASGYSLWSDKKIKFIIPSNAQDGLVIVGTSAGKSEPAFFANENGIPVAAITSPVTSVPVIASISAENAVTGQTITIRGTNFGPSKGKSKIYFTANRDETSSLHSSEQNENQDKNNIFIPASETDFDYIAWTDSEISVKIPDGASSGSIFIETPHGTSAAKKINVNFPYGKKQYSNRRTYVIQIAADISNHVASQESSILLYIPKPAVSSFQPFVELNEVYPEPFIIDDTFDIIHNKQLNKITNNKQRFSQTFIVSTFGIKGNFNPRNLGQYKDKGGILYTKNTSADACVPSDSKAVSSLLETIVGREKNPYRQAKLIYDFMTENYEVSEKIRTGNISPLDLIRRKKGDAYDFAILYTALCRAAGIPSVPVAGILAQDKSNVTPHWWTEIYFEGYGWLPVDVSLGAGLPFSSFIEISDPKEFYFGNLDNQHIAFSRGWHQIKQSSLNSKIVYRPRTYALQSLWEEAGDKTSSYSSLWNNPVIQGIY